Proteins encoded in a region of the Vicinamibacteria bacterium genome:
- a CDS encoding thioredoxin domain-containing protein yields MRRIPQRWWAPALALPLLTLGACRGPGARAAAPAPPEASPSPVLAADPVAEVDGTPITRAELDKRVKNRLTRLRQEEYEIRYQALEELIGDQLLEKEAKSRGISSAELLKDEVERQLKGLSPTEVEAIYNQNRARFSGRTKEQAVAEIEQALRERELSQRRDAFQALLRAKAKIRVHLEAPRQVMPVSASAPTLGPPEAPVTIVEFTDYQCPYCHRAQSTIEKVLSRYAGKVQFVHRDFPLDGHSQAFPAARAARCAGEQGRFWEYHRNLMTLPGDMSETDLAARAASLKLNPGAFSTCLASDRYDASIREAVEAGVKAGVTGTPAYFINGRMLTGTRPFEQFREVIDAELAQGG; encoded by the coding sequence ATGCGACGGATACCGCAGCGATGGTGGGCACCGGCTCTCGCCCTTCCTCTACTCACGCTTGGGGCTTGCCGGGGGCCGGGAGCCCGGGCCGCCGCCCCCGCCCCCCCCGAGGCCTCCCCCTCTCCCGTCTTGGCCGCAGATCCGGTGGCGGAGGTTGACGGCACGCCCATCACCCGCGCAGAGCTCGATAAGCGGGTGAAGAACCGGCTGACGCGGCTCCGCCAGGAGGAGTACGAGATCCGATATCAGGCCCTAGAGGAGCTGATCGGGGACCAGCTGCTCGAGAAGGAGGCCAAGTCCCGGGGGATCTCCAGCGCGGAGCTGCTCAAGGACGAGGTGGAGAGGCAGCTGAAGGGGCTCTCCCCCACCGAGGTCGAGGCCATCTACAACCAGAACCGGGCTCGCTTCTCCGGCCGCACCAAGGAGCAGGCGGTGGCGGAGATCGAGCAGGCGCTCCGGGAACGGGAGCTGAGCCAGCGCCGGGACGCCTTCCAGGCCCTGCTGCGGGCGAAGGCGAAGATCCGCGTCCACCTCGAGGCCCCCCGGCAGGTGATGCCCGTCTCCGCGAGCGCGCCCACCCTCGGGCCCCCGGAGGCCCCCGTCACCATCGTGGAGTTCACGGACTACCAGTGCCCCTACTGCCACCGAGCCCAGTCCACCATCGAGAAGGTCCTGAGCCGCTATGCGGGCAAGGTGCAATTTGTGCATCGTGACTTCCCTCTGGACGGCCATTCCCAGGCCTTCCCCGCCGCGCGGGCGGCCCGCTGCGCGGGCGAGCAGGGCCGGTTCTGGGAGTACCACCGCAACCTGATGACCCTTCCCGGCGACATGAGCGAGACCGATCTGGCCGCCCGGGCGGCCTCCCTCAAGCTCAACCCCGGGGCCTTCTCCACCTGTCTCGCCTCCGACCGCTACGACGCCTCCATCCGGGAGGCGGTGGAGGCGGGGGTCAAGGCCGGCGTCACCGGGACCCCCGCGTACTTCATCAACGGCCGGATGCTCACCGGCACCCGCCCCTTCGAGCAGTTCCGGGAGGTCATCGACGCCGAGCTGGCGCAGGGGGGTTAG
- a CDS encoding transglutaminase-like domain-containing protein, producing the protein MTDSSSRRQFRDILARPDAAVDLAEASLLIACEEYPGLDVPAYLARLDSMGSALRERLADEPRPERAVMALNRYLFQEEGFHGNAEEYYDPRNSYLNEVLDRRTGIPISLSTVYMEVARRAGLRVEGVGLPGHFIVRVRAGPHAILIDPFYAGALLSEGDCQQRLDRIFGGRLKMEDGMLAPCGRKDILERTLRNLKTIYFKQGDHPRALGAVELLLTVNPGSAEDVRDRGVLYAALDCYGLAVRDFEAFLTLVPRAPEASEVRDQLVDLRRRAARLN; encoded by the coding sequence TTGACGGATTCCAGCTCGCGCCGCCAGTTCCGCGACATCCTCGCCCGGCCTGACGCGGCCGTGGACCTTGCGGAAGCCTCCCTGCTCATAGCCTGCGAGGAATATCCCGGACTGGACGTGCCCGCTTACCTGGCCCGACTGGACAGCATGGGCTCCGCGCTTCGCGAGCGGCTGGCCGACGAGCCGCGGCCGGAACGGGCGGTGATGGCCCTCAACCGCTATCTTTTCCAGGAAGAAGGCTTCCACGGCAACGCCGAGGAGTACTACGACCCTCGCAACAGCTACCTCAACGAGGTTTTGGACCGGCGGACCGGGATTCCGATCTCGCTCTCCACGGTCTACATGGAGGTGGCACGGCGGGCCGGGCTCCGGGTCGAGGGGGTGGGCCTGCCGGGCCACTTCATCGTCCGCGTACGGGCGGGGCCACATGCGATCCTCATCGACCCCTTCTACGCAGGGGCCCTGCTCTCCGAAGGCGATTGCCAGCAGCGCCTGGACCGCATCTTCGGGGGTCGACTGAAGATGGAGGACGGCATGCTTGCCCCCTGCGGCCGGAAGGACATCCTGGAGCGGACGCTCCGGAACCTCAAGACCATCTATTTCAAACAAGGGGACCACCCCCGCGCTCTGGGCGCGGTGGAGCTCCTTCTGACGGTCAACCCCGGCAGCGCAGAGGACGTGCGGGACCGCGGCGTGCTTTACGCGGCCCTCGATTGTTACGGCCTAGCCGTGCGGGACTTCGAGGCCTTCCTGACCCTCGTCCCCCGGGCGCCCGAGGCATCGGAGGTCCGGGACCAGCTCGTCGACCTGAGGCGGAGAGCGGCGCGGCTGAACTGA
- a CDS encoding DUF2203 family protein, which yields MTNGHLAEKKIFSYEQAVALLPEVRRLTEEAHNQVEALASERSAPEVRTRIEEIVLSWARRLGKEGLEAKGIWLVDFDNGSGYYCWRYPEDGLQFYHSYEDGFQGRMRIQ from the coding sequence ATGACCAACGGACACCTGGCGGAAAAGAAGATCTTCTCGTACGAACAGGCGGTGGCGCTCTTGCCAGAGGTGCGACGCCTGACCGAGGAGGCCCACAACCAGGTCGAGGCCCTGGCCAGCGAGAGGTCCGCACCCGAGGTCCGGACCCGGATCGAGGAGATCGTCCTCTCCTGGGCGCGCAGGCTGGGCAAAGAGGGTCTGGAAGCCAAGGGCATCTGGCTCGTGGACTTCGACAACGGATCCGGATATTACTGCTGGCGCTACCCGGAGGACGGCCTGCAGTTCTACCACTCCTACGAGGACGGCTTTCAAGGCCGTATGCGCATCCAGTGA
- a CDS encoding NUDIX hydrolase, protein MTAVDTEYRFCPRCANALQPREVKAGEPPRPVCAACGFVLYLNPKVAACTICTVEGGIVLLKRAIAPEKGKWVFPGGFVDRGEPVAAAAIRETREEVNLRVGLTGILDVYSFPGQEVAVVVYAAHVLSGRLQAGDETEAVKAFPPEELPWDDLGFDTTRAALRDYLRRFYPRVRAPRQP, encoded by the coding sequence ATGACCGCGGTGGACACCGAGTATCGCTTCTGTCCGCGCTGCGCGAACGCGCTCCAGCCGCGGGAGGTGAAGGCGGGGGAGCCGCCGCGGCCCGTCTGCGCGGCCTGCGGCTTCGTGCTCTACCTCAATCCCAAGGTGGCGGCCTGCACCATCTGCACGGTAGAGGGCGGGATCGTGCTCCTGAAGCGGGCCATCGCCCCGGAGAAAGGCAAGTGGGTCTTCCCCGGAGGCTTCGTGGACCGAGGCGAGCCCGTGGCTGCGGCCGCCATCCGCGAGACGCGGGAAGAGGTGAACCTACGGGTGGGCCTCACGGGAATCCTCGATGTCTACTCCTTCCCGGGTCAGGAGGTGGCGGTGGTCGTTTACGCCGCCCACGTGCTCTCCGGCCGGCTGCAGGCGGGCGACGAGACGGAGGCGGTGAAGGCCTTCCCCCCGGAGGAGCTCCCCTGGGACGATCTGGGCTTCGACACCACGCGCGCCGCCCTTCGCGACTACCTTCGGCGCTTCTACCCTCGGGTACGCGCCCCCCGGCAACCATGA
- the speA gene encoding biosynthetic arginine decarboxylase: MLTELRAWTVKDSLELYNVNGWGRGFFSINEAGHVEVTPAGANSAKIDLKELVDDLRSRGLNLPLLIRFSDILRTRVQQLCGAFQQAIAENDYRGCYRGVYPIKVNQQRHVVEELVEYGRPYNLGIEAGSKPELLVALALHDNPEALILCNGYKDRAFIETALLAQKLGRKVIITADRVGELPTILTAARELDIRPTIGVRARLVTRGAGKWVESTGDRSKFGLTTAEMVSAVELLRTEGMLDCLQLLHFHIGSQITNIRAVKDALREASRIFVELHGLGANMRYLDCGGGLGVDYDGSQTNFHSSVNYTLEEYAADIVSQIAEACNARGVPHPDIVTESGRALVAHHSVLIFNVLGTNEILAGQVPESLAKDEHPVIHQLYETYAGVSRKNFQEAYHDALQVKEEAITAFNLGYLDLKARARVEELFWATCEKILKIVRDLAYVPDELEGLERQLTDTYYCNFSLFQSLPDHWAVRQLFPTLPIDRLNRAPSRRAVLADLTCDSDGKMDQFIDLRDVKHFLELHPPNGEPYLIGTFLVGAYQEILGDLHNLFGDTDAVHVKLDGDDYTVEHVVEGDSVAEVLSYVQYTKEDLISRVRRAVEAALREKRLTMAESGRFMRRYEESLEGYTYLTVND; the protein is encoded by the coding sequence TTGCTAACTGAGCTACGGGCCTGGACGGTCAAGGACTCCCTCGAGCTGTACAACGTCAACGGATGGGGCCGGGGCTTCTTCTCGATCAACGAGGCCGGCCACGTCGAAGTGACCCCCGCCGGAGCCAACTCCGCCAAGATCGACCTCAAGGAACTGGTGGACGACCTTCGCAGCCGCGGCCTCAACCTTCCCCTCCTCATCCGCTTCTCCGACATCCTCCGCACGCGCGTCCAGCAGCTCTGCGGGGCGTTCCAGCAGGCCATCGCCGAGAACGACTACCGGGGGTGCTACCGGGGCGTCTATCCCATCAAGGTGAACCAGCAGCGGCACGTGGTGGAGGAATTGGTGGAGTACGGGCGCCCCTACAACCTGGGGATCGAGGCGGGCTCCAAGCCCGAGCTCCTGGTGGCGCTCGCCCTCCACGACAATCCCGAGGCCTTGATCCTCTGCAACGGTTACAAAGACCGGGCCTTCATCGAGACCGCGCTCCTAGCCCAGAAGCTGGGGCGGAAGGTCATCATCACCGCGGACCGGGTGGGAGAGCTGCCCACCATCTTGACCGCCGCCCGCGAGCTGGACATCCGTCCCACCATCGGCGTGCGCGCCCGCCTCGTCACCCGCGGCGCGGGCAAGTGGGTGGAGTCGACGGGAGACCGCTCCAAGTTCGGGCTTACGACCGCGGAGATGGTGTCCGCAGTGGAGCTCCTGCGGACGGAGGGAATGCTGGACTGCCTTCAGCTTTTACACTTCCACATCGGGTCCCAGATCACCAACATCCGGGCCGTCAAGGACGCGCTGCGGGAAGCCAGCCGGATCTTCGTGGAGCTGCATGGCCTGGGCGCCAACATGCGCTACCTCGACTGCGGGGGGGGCCTCGGTGTCGACTACGACGGCAGCCAGACCAACTTCCACTCCTCGGTAAACTACACGCTCGAGGAGTACGCAGCCGACATCGTGAGCCAGATCGCGGAGGCCTGCAACGCTCGCGGCGTTCCCCACCCCGACATCGTGACCGAATCGGGGCGCGCGCTCGTGGCCCACCACTCGGTCCTGATCTTCAACGTGCTGGGGACGAACGAGATCCTGGCCGGCCAGGTCCCGGAATCCCTGGCCAAGGACGAGCACCCCGTGATCCACCAGCTCTACGAGACCTATGCCGGGGTCTCCCGCAAGAACTTCCAGGAGGCCTACCACGACGCGCTGCAGGTGAAGGAGGAGGCGATCACCGCCTTCAACCTCGGCTATTTGGACCTCAAGGCGCGGGCCCGGGTGGAGGAGCTCTTCTGGGCCACTTGCGAGAAAATCCTGAAGATCGTCCGCGACCTGGCCTACGTCCCGGACGAACTGGAAGGGCTCGAACGGCAGCTCACCGACACGTACTACTGCAACTTTTCGCTCTTCCAGTCCCTGCCCGACCACTGGGCGGTGCGCCAGCTCTTCCCCACCTTGCCCATCGACCGCTTGAACCGGGCCCCCTCCCGGCGCGCGGTGTTGGCCGATCTCACCTGCGACAGCGACGGGAAGATGGACCAGTTCATCGACCTCAGGGACGTGAAGCACTTCCTGGAGCTGCACCCCCCCAACGGCGAGCCCTACCTCATCGGTACCTTCCTGGTCGGGGCCTACCAGGAGATCCTGGGCGACCTCCACAACCTCTTCGGCGACACCGACGCCGTGCACGTCAAGCTGGACGGTGACGACTACACGGTCGAGCACGTGGTGGAGGGGGATTCGGTGGCAGAGGTGCTCTCCTACGTGCAGTACACCAAGGAGGACTTGATCTCGCGGGTGCGGCGGGCGGTGGAGGCGGCCCTGCGCGAGAAGCGGCTGACCATGGCCGAGTCCGGCCGGTTCATGCGCCGCTACGAAGAGTCGCTGGAGGGATATACCTACCTGACCGTTAACGACTGA
- a CDS encoding tetratricopeptide repeat protein: MSEASFARAQLLAVRGQGGEALSALDEVLADEPRHLGALLLKAEVLLDAREGEEATALCRQAVGAWPRSAQARNSLARCLHALGDDAGALESAEEARRLLGEGDNFRHAAPVYLTLVWCLREGRRFKEALAMAEEGLARVPDAVLAEWAAVVEQELAEAEKERC, encoded by the coding sequence ATGAGCGAGGCCTCCTTCGCGCGGGCCCAGCTCCTGGCCGTCCGCGGGCAGGGGGGAGAGGCCCTCTCCGCCCTGGACGAGGTGCTGGCCGACGAGCCCCGCCACCTGGGGGCGCTGCTCTTGAAGGCGGAGGTTCTTCTGGATGCGAGGGAGGGCGAGGAGGCCACCGCCCTGTGCCGGCAGGCGGTGGGCGCGTGGCCGCGCTCCGCGCAGGCCCGCAACTCCCTGGCCCGCTGCCTGCATGCGCTGGGCGACGATGCGGGCGCCCTGGAGTCGGCGGAGGAGGCGCGTCGTCTGCTCGGGGAGGGGGACAACTTCCGGCACGCCGCCCCCGTCTACCTGACGCTCGTCTGGTGTCTGCGCGAGGGGCGACGGTTCAAGGAAGCCCTGGCCATGGCGGAGGAGGGCCTGGCCCGCGTGCCCGACGCCGTTCTCGCGGAGTGGGCGGCGGTGGTGGAGCAAGAGCTGGCCGAAGCCGAGAAAGAGCGGTGCTGA
- a CDS encoding SDR family oxidoreductase translates to MRSRYLDPEQARRHAEHRYEFNRRGLAGRVVLVAGGTGGLGSAVTALLLQEGALPVVGYRANRGHALALQQKLQDLYGGPVQLVEGDVADPAVRRRYLEAALNVKGELYGLVALTGDPARVKPEDLDGAALHASFAANFEAPILLARAGAAEMMRHGTHGAIVLFSSMQGVHPFEGSLAYAAPKAALIHAAKILAKEFGGPADIRVNVVAPGATAAGMARVSIDAGKYDPYVERGAIPRFGRPEDVARVVRFLLEPDSYVTGQVLTVDGGLILRRDRLA, encoded by the coding sequence GTGCGCTCCCGCTATCTGGATCCTGAGCAGGCCCGGCGCCACGCCGAGCACCGCTACGAGTTCAACCGCCGGGGCCTGGCCGGCCGCGTCGTGCTCGTGGCGGGGGGGACGGGCGGCCTGGGTAGCGCCGTGACCGCCCTGCTCCTGCAGGAGGGGGCGTTGCCCGTGGTCGGCTACCGTGCGAACCGCGGGCACGCGCTGGCTCTGCAGCAGAAGCTCCAGGACCTCTACGGCGGCCCCGTGCAGCTGGTAGAGGGGGACGTGGCGGATCCCGCGGTGCGGCGGCGCTACCTGGAGGCGGCGCTGAACGTGAAGGGAGAGCTCTACGGCCTGGTGGCCTTGACGGGGGACCCCGCTCGCGTCAAACCGGAGGACCTGGACGGAGCCGCCCTCCACGCCTCCTTCGCCGCCAACTTCGAGGCCCCCATCCTCCTCGCCCGGGCCGGCGCGGCGGAGATGATGCGCCACGGGACGCACGGGGCGATCGTCCTCTTCTCCAGCATGCAGGGCGTGCATCCCTTCGAGGGGAGCCTGGCCTACGCCGCCCCCAAGGCCGCCCTGATCCACGCCGCCAAGATCCTGGCCAAGGAGTTCGGCGGCCCCGCCGACATCCGCGTGAACGTGGTCGCCCCGGGGGCCACCGCCGCGGGCATGGCTCGGGTCTCCATCGATGCCGGCAAGTACGACCCCTACGTGGAGCGGGGAGCCATCCCCCGCTTTGGACGGCCGGAGGACGTGGCCCGGGTGGTCCGTTTCCTGCTCGAGCCCGACTCCTACGTGACCGGCCAGGTCCTGACCGTGGACGGTGGGCTGATACTGAGGCGCGACCGACTCGCGTGA
- a CDS encoding IPT/TIG domain-containing protein: MMSDVPLRLASLMVLGGALHGKHFDLEDLVDEILIGSDPDCRLQVDMPGVSPIHARVWVDLEGAVLHDTHSPRGLYVNFERVEGKANLQDGDMIWLGPPQEPGSIMIQCHFEERSVDGVGALPEVEEPVPADEPVTTLEEPVTTVDEPLGILPEPEVESARSSSPAPGLDEFLIMEAPPAPPAPRAAPPAAVPPAPETEFVVSGFEAEWPEVRTGPAAAPHEPAAQLAATAFVGGGGEDPFFVEDSPPPPEAAPAPPVDVGFFFDDSFPSPPAGEKEPAAPVEPAQAKPEPVAGESLSFDSEEVFFGELAEPAPLSPDQDQGPAAAAPPPTPAPPTPTPPAPAPPAASLSPPPVLNKPVAPPKSAPEPRPEAAHAPPARSTPPPRPAPPVAPSARPAPRREAPPPAGRAERPLPPRARAKPAGGGSKYAGLAALALVVVAGGGFLAWRQFGAARLDAVEPTRVRVGQAVVLRGKHFSAELRGNEVLFGDRAGTVVKATESRLEVEVPDVTAAAGQDVRLPVRVRSGSGESRAIEISIYQGPTLHGISPDVAMPGEEVVVAGVGWGAGATVRFGALPAEVLDTKENAIRVRVPPVAGGPGTSAPVVVVMGVAESNPAPFFVGHVPLVIQAEPRTVAPGDLVVLSGRSFQRDRARNNVQVGGARALVLSASDSELKVVVPRLAGGGGERVLEVRVPGSEYVGRITLTAAPVPEEVDLHFVAEPFDGAPGRDHAVLATGLGPAFVLAASGGRSAAERAVEAERRLNDAASAIKASRDVTFEVRQQDAGPALALAGRPELLLEVTEEDAAAYNEDWTGLRGRGGPVSPARLARWWEAVARDLVLMLVRGEKPQHAATLAPEGRVLQDIFQGAQKTGRAGISAQVLTRPALRDGLRLLAYRVPPSVVGPAGAVAPSAVPSAAGPPPLQLEGSWVGTETEGGTQRYVTAVFRKNSGGISYEGSVTLTVPLITLEKPQKDSVRYSLMVRGGMRYYVGKWDGQALSGKITTDAEGAEAVGTFQLRPR; this comes from the coding sequence ATGATGTCCGACGTTCCCTTGCGCCTCGCTTCGCTCATGGTCCTGGGGGGCGCCCTCCACGGGAAGCACTTCGACCTTGAGGACCTCGTCGACGAGATCCTGATCGGCTCCGACCCCGACTGTCGTCTTCAGGTGGACATGCCGGGCGTGAGCCCCATCCACGCCCGGGTCTGGGTGGACCTCGAGGGCGCCGTCCTCCATGACACGCACAGCCCGCGAGGGCTCTACGTGAACTTCGAACGCGTGGAAGGCAAGGCAAACCTCCAGGACGGCGACATGATCTGGCTGGGGCCGCCCCAGGAGCCGGGCAGCATCATGATTCAGTGCCACTTCGAGGAGCGGAGCGTCGATGGGGTGGGCGCCCTCCCCGAGGTCGAGGAACCCGTGCCCGCCGACGAGCCTGTGACCACCCTCGAGGAGCCCGTGACCACCGTCGACGAGCCGCTGGGCATCCTCCCCGAACCGGAGGTGGAGAGCGCCCGCTCCTCGTCCCCCGCGCCGGGACTCGACGAGTTCTTGATCATGGAGGCGCCCCCCGCACCCCCCGCACCGCGCGCCGCACCGCCCGCGGCGGTGCCGCCTGCCCCCGAGACCGAGTTCGTGGTGTCGGGCTTCGAGGCTGAATGGCCGGAGGTCCGGACGGGCCCCGCCGCCGCCCCCCACGAACCGGCAGCGCAGTTGGCGGCCACCGCATTCGTGGGCGGTGGGGGCGAGGATCCCTTCTTCGTGGAGGACTCCCCGCCTCCACCCGAGGCGGCACCCGCACCCCCCGTGGACGTGGGCTTCTTCTTTGACGACTCCTTCCCCTCGCCGCCCGCAGGGGAAAAGGAGCCCGCGGCTCCGGTCGAGCCGGCGCAGGCCAAGCCCGAGCCGGTCGCGGGGGAGAGCCTGTCGTTCGACTCCGAGGAGGTCTTCTTCGGTGAGCTCGCGGAGCCTGCTCCTCTCTCTCCGGATCAGGATCAGGGCCCCGCCGCGGCGGCTCCACCCCCGACGCCCGCCCCGCCCACCCCCACGCCGCCGGCGCCCGCTCCGCCCGCCGCTTCCCTATCCCCTCCCCCCGTCCTCAACAAGCCCGTCGCTCCGCCCAAGAGCGCTCCCGAGCCCAGACCGGAGGCGGCGCACGCCCCTCCGGCCCGCTCGACCCCTCCCCCCCGTCCGGCCCCGCCCGTCGCTCCCTCCGCCCGCCCGGCCCCCCGCCGCGAGGCGCCGCCCCCGGCGGGGCGCGCGGAGCGACCCTTGCCCCCTCGGGCGCGGGCGAAACCGGCCGGCGGAGGCAGCAAGTACGCGGGCCTGGCCGCCCTCGCCCTCGTGGTTGTGGCGGGAGGGGGGTTCCTGGCCTGGCGTCAATTCGGCGCCGCCCGGCTGGACGCCGTCGAGCCCACGCGCGTCCGCGTCGGGCAGGCCGTGGTCCTCCGGGGCAAGCATTTCTCCGCCGAGCTGCGGGGGAACGAGGTCCTCTTCGGAGACCGGGCGGGAACTGTGGTGAAAGCCACCGAGAGTCGCCTGGAGGTGGAGGTGCCGGACGTGACGGCCGCGGCCGGCCAAGATGTGCGGCTGCCCGTGCGGGTTCGCTCCGGGAGCGGGGAGTCCCGGGCGATCGAGATCAGCATCTACCAGGGACCCACGCTCCACGGGATCTCGCCCGACGTGGCCATGCCCGGCGAGGAGGTGGTCGTCGCGGGCGTGGGCTGGGGGGCGGGGGCGACCGTGCGCTTCGGCGCGCTGCCGGCGGAGGTCCTGGACACCAAGGAGAACGCGATCCGCGTGCGCGTGCCCCCCGTGGCGGGGGGCCCCGGAACCTCGGCCCCCGTGGTCGTGGTCATGGGGGTGGCCGAGTCCAACCCCGCCCCCTTCTTCGTCGGGCACGTGCCCCTCGTCATCCAGGCCGAGCCGCGGACGGTCGCCCCGGGCGACCTAGTGGTCCTTAGCGGTCGCAGCTTCCAGCGCGACCGCGCCCGCAACAACGTCCAGGTCGGGGGGGCCCGCGCGCTCGTGCTCTCCGCCTCCGACTCCGAGCTCAAGGTGGTGGTGCCTCGCCTCGCCGGCGGCGGGGGGGAGCGGGTGCTGGAGGTCCGGGTGCCGGGCTCGGAGTACGTAGGCCGGATCACCCTGACCGCCGCCCCCGTTCCGGAAGAGGTGGACCTCCATTTCGTGGCCGAGCCCTTCGATGGCGCCCCCGGCCGAGACCACGCGGTTCTCGCGACCGGCCTGGGGCCCGCCTTCGTGCTGGCCGCCTCTGGGGGCCGCTCCGCGGCCGAGCGCGCGGTGGAGGCGGAGCGGCGCTTGAACGACGCGGCCTCTGCCATCAAGGCCTCCCGCGACGTGACCTTCGAGGTGCGCCAGCAGGATGCAGGGCCGGCCCTGGCCCTGGCCGGTCGGCCCGAGCTCCTGCTCGAGGTGACGGAAGAGGACGCGGCGGCCTACAACGAGGACTGGACCGGCCTGCGGGGCCGGGGGGGGCCGGTTTCTCCCGCCCGCCTGGCCCGGTGGTGGGAGGCGGTGGCCCGAGACCTCGTCCTCATGCTGGTCCGGGGCGAGAAGCCCCAGCACGCGGCCACCCTCGCCCCGGAGGGGCGCGTGCTCCAGGACATCTTCCAAGGCGCCCAGAAGACGGGTCGGGCCGGCATCTCGGCGCAGGTCTTGACCAGGCCCGCCCTCCGCGACGGCCTTCGACTCCTGGCCTACCGGGTGCCCCCCTCGGTCGTGGGCCCCGCGGGAGCGGTCGCCCCCAGCGCCGTCCCCTCCGCGGCCGGGCCTCCCCCTCTGCAGCTCGAGGGGTCGTGGGTCGGGACCGAGACGGAGGGTGGGACCCAGCGCTACGTGACCGCGGTCTTCCGAAAGAACAGCGGAGGCATCTCATACGAGGGATCGGTGACCCTGACCGTGCCCCTGATCACCCTGGAAAAGCCGCAGAAGGACAGCGTGCGCTACAGCCTGATGGTCCGCGGGGGCATGCGTTATTACGTCGGCAAGTGGGACGGTCAGGCGCTCAGCGGCAAGATCACCACGGACGCGGAGGGGGCCGAAGCGGTGGGAACCTTCCAGCTGCGACCCCGCTGA
- a CDS encoding thioesterase family protein — translation MLTNFSFVFPVDVRFRDLDTQGHVNNAVYLTYLESARIVWWQEVTGRTLAEMGMILARTEIDYRSPAAYGDRLEVGLRCVSMGRSSFVLEFRVEERGSGRLVAEARKVLVHYDYIARRSIPIPPELRAKIRARDPGVRED, via the coding sequence GTGCTGACAAACTTCTCCTTCGTCTTTCCCGTCGACGTCCGCTTTCGCGACCTGGACACCCAGGGCCACGTGAACAACGCGGTGTACCTGACCTACCTGGAGTCGGCGCGCATCGTCTGGTGGCAGGAAGTCACCGGCCGCACGCTGGCCGAGATGGGGATGATCCTAGCCCGCACCGAGATCGACTATCGCTCCCCTGCCGCCTACGGAGACCGCCTCGAGGTGGGGTTGCGCTGTGTTTCCATGGGCCGTTCCTCGTTCGTCCTGGAGTTCCGGGTGGAGGAGCGCGGGAGCGGTCGCCTGGTGGCGGAGGCGCGCAAGGTCCTCGTTCACTACGACTACATCGCCCGTCGCTCAATCCCGATCCCGCCCGAGCTCAGGGCCAAGATCCGGGCCCGGGACCCCGGGGTGCGCGAAGATTGA
- a CDS encoding class I fructose-bisphosphate aldolase, which yields MSTIKAIEDLLGADARSLLEHRCQGVSRDALHLPGPDFVSRVHGISDRPTPVLRSLQQLLTHGRLAGTGYLSILPVDQGIEHSAGASFAKNPAYFDPENIVKLALEGSCNAVASTLGVLGAVARKYAHRIPFIVKLNHNEFLTYPNKFDQIFFANVEQARDMGAVAVGATIYFGSPESSRQITEVSRAFEIAHGMGLATVLWCYLRNPAFKKDKDYHLSADLTGQANHLGVTIEADVIKQKLPENNGGYNALNTKENPYGKIDKRVYTELTTDHPIDLTRYQVVNCYMGRAGLINSGGASGENDFAEAVKTAVINKRAGGMGLISGRKAFQRPMAEGVKLLNAIQDVYLCKEITIA from the coding sequence ATGAGCACGATCAAGGCCATCGAAGACCTGCTGGGTGCAGACGCGCGCTCCCTGCTCGAGCACCGGTGCCAGGGCGTCTCCCGGGATGCCCTCCACCTCCCCGGCCCGGACTTCGTGAGCCGGGTTCACGGGATTTCCGACCGCCCTACCCCCGTCCTACGCAGCCTCCAGCAGCTCCTCACCCACGGCCGCCTGGCGGGGACGGGGTATTTGTCCATCCTGCCCGTGGATCAGGGCATCGAGCACTCCGCGGGGGCGTCCTTCGCCAAGAACCCCGCCTACTTCGATCCCGAGAACATCGTGAAGCTAGCCCTGGAGGGGAGCTGCAACGCGGTGGCCTCCACCCTCGGAGTGCTGGGGGCGGTGGCCCGGAAGTACGCCCACCGGATCCCCTTCATCGTGAAGCTCAACCACAACGAGTTTCTCACCTACCCCAACAAGTTCGACCAGATCTTCTTCGCGAACGTGGAGCAGGCCCGGGACATGGGAGCGGTGGCGGTGGGGGCCACCATCTACTTCGGTTCCCCGGAGTCCTCGCGGCAGATCACGGAGGTGAGCCGGGCTTTCGAGATCGCGCACGGGATGGGCCTGGCGACGGTCCTCTGGTGCTACCTGCGCAACCCCGCCTTCAAGAAGGACAAGGACTACCACCTATCCGCGGACCTCACCGGGCAGGCCAACCACCTCGGGGTCACCATCGAGGCCGACGTCATCAAGCAGAAGCTTCCCGAAAACAACGGCGGCTACAACGCGCTCAACACCAAAGAGAACCCCTACGGCAAGATCGACAAGCGGGTCTACACCGAGCTGACCACCGACCACCCCATCGACCTCACCCGTTACCAAGTCGTGAACTGCTACATGGGACGCGCCGGGCTCATCAACTCGGGCGGCGCCTCCGGCGAGAATGATTTCGCGGAGGCGGTCAAGACGGCGGTCATCAACAAGCGGGCGGGGGGAATGGGCCTCATCTCCGGCCGCAAGGCCTTCCAGCGCCCCATGGCCGAGGGCGTCAAGCTCCTGAACGCGATCCAAGACGTCTACCTCTGCAAGGAGATCACGATCGCGTAA